A genomic region of Leptotrichia hofstadii contains the following coding sequences:
- the glyQ gene encoding glycine--tRNA ligase subunit alpha, translating to MTFQEIILTLQKFWGDKGCIISNPYDIETGAGTFNPDTFLMSLGPEPWNVAYVEPSRRPKDGRYGENPNRVYQHHQFQVIMKPSPENIQELYLESLVALGINPKEHDIRFVEDNWESPTLGAWGLGWEVWLDGMEITQFTYFQQVGGLEVDIVPSEITYGLERIALYLQNKDDVKDLEWTKGVKYGERRFQFEYELSKYSFEVADVPMHFQLFDMYEKEAQNCLNNDLVFPAYEYVLKCSHTFNNLDARGAISTTERMSYILRIRDLAKKCAEKFVEARERLGFPLLNKNN from the coding sequence ATGACTTTTCAGGAAATTATATTAACTCTTCAAAAGTTCTGGGGAGATAAAGGGTGTATAATATCAAATCCGTACGATATTGAAACAGGTGCGGGAACGTTTAATCCAGACACTTTTTTAATGTCGTTAGGGCCTGAACCTTGGAATGTTGCCTATGTTGAGCCATCACGTCGTCCAAAAGACGGAAGATATGGTGAAAATCCCAACAGAGTGTACCAACATCATCAGTTTCAAGTAATTATGAAACCATCGCCAGAAAATATTCAGGAACTTTACTTAGAAAGTTTAGTGGCATTAGGAATTAATCCTAAGGAACACGACATAAGATTTGTGGAAGATAACTGGGAAAGCCCTACGCTTGGAGCGTGGGGATTAGGATGGGAAGTTTGGCTGGATGGAATGGAAATTACACAGTTTACATATTTTCAGCAAGTTGGAGGACTGGAAGTTGACATTGTTCCATCTGAAATAACTTATGGACTTGAAAGAATTGCGCTTTATTTGCAAAATAAGGACGATGTAAAAGATTTAGAATGGACAAAAGGCGTAAAATACGGAGAAAGAAGATTCCAGTTTGAGTATGAATTATCAAAATACAGCTTTGAAGTGGCAGACGTTCCAATGCACTTCCAACTTTTTGATATGTACGAAAAGGAAGCTCAAAACTGCCTAAACAACGACTTAGTATTTCCAGCCTACGAATACGTTCTAAAATGCTCACACACATTCAACAACCTTGATGCAAGAGGTGCAATCAGTACCACAGAAAGAATGTCTTATATTTTAAGAATCAGGGATTTGGCTAAGAAATGTGCAGAGAAATTTGTGGAGGCAAGGGAGAGATTGGGATTCCCGTTGTTGAATAAAAATAATTAG
- a CDS encoding AAA family ATPase: MKLSINNIGKLKNAKVEIKGITVIAGENDTGKSTVGKILFSVFNSFYKLDEKIIKLKKTNIQNYLQRLITTNPFEDYPDFSKLIEKIFKDSSIYDKNDLKLRNDILYFIAENKTKSEVDEINETNDDYFENQIKKIQEILRISEEAFINFILTKNIGNEFSNQINNIYLKSTGEIELEIRNKRVAIAVENDDVKSLGSKFYLDNEAIYMDDPFILDELNSNKKNRNNENDVILANHKEHLQNKLIDKNPNIIEEIILNSKLEKFLKKLNEIFKGSISADRNGYFVYKREGQPKELNIKNLSAGLKSFGILKMLSQNNLLEENGTIILDEPEIHLHPEWQIKFAELIVLLQKEFGMHILLTTHSPYFLKAIQVYSKKYEISDKCKYYMSELDGEQAILVDKTNNLEDIFYQLTIPFENLMNKEELL, translated from the coding sequence TTGAAATTGAGTATAAATAATATTGGGAAATTAAAAAATGCAAAAGTAGAAATAAAGGGAATAACTGTAATTGCAGGGGAAAATGATACTGGGAAGAGCACAGTTGGAAAAATTTTATTTTCTGTATTTAACAGTTTTTACAAATTAGATGAAAAAATTATAAAATTAAAAAAGACAAATATTCAAAATTATTTGCAAAGGCTTATTACAACTAATCCATTTGAAGACTATCCAGATTTTTCAAAATTAATAGAAAAAATTTTTAAAGATAGTTCGATTTATGATAAAAATGATTTGAAGCTGAGAAATGATATTTTGTATTTTATTGCTGAAAACAAGACAAAAAGTGAAGTAGATGAAATTAATGAAACAAACGATGATTATTTTGAAAATCAGATAAAAAAAATACAGGAAATACTAAGAATTTCAGAAGAAGCGTTTATAAATTTTATTTTGACTAAAAATATTGGAAATGAATTTAGCAATCAAATCAATAATATTTATTTAAAATCAACTGGAGAAATTGAACTGGAAATTAGAAATAAAAGAGTGGCAATAGCAGTGGAAAATGATGATGTAAAAAGTCTGGGATCTAAATTTTATCTTGATAATGAGGCTATTTATATGGATGATCCATTTATACTGGATGAATTAAACTCAAATAAGAAAAATCGGAATAATGAAAATGATGTGATTTTAGCAAATCATAAAGAACATTTGCAAAATAAGCTGATTGATAAAAATCCAAATATAATAGAGGAAATAATTTTAAATTCAAAACTTGAAAAATTTTTGAAAAAATTGAATGAAATATTTAAAGGCTCAATCAGTGCAGATAGAAACGGGTATTTTGTTTACAAAAGGGAAGGACAGCCAAAAGAACTGAATATAAAAAATCTTTCTGCTGGATTAAAGTCTTTTGGAATATTAAAAATGTTATCTCAAAATAATTTGTTAGAGGAAAATGGAACAATAATTCTAGATGAACCTGAAATTCATTTACATCCTGAGTGGCAAATAAAATTTGCAGAATTAATTGTGTTGTTACAAAAAGAATTTGGAATGCATATTTTACTTACAACACATAGTCCTTACTTTCTCAAAGCTATCCAAGTTTATTCAAAAAAGTATGAAATATCAGACAAATGTAAATATTATATGAGTGAATTGGATGGAGAACAAGCAATTTTAGTTGACAAGACTAATAATTTGGAGGATATTTTTTACCAATTAACAATTCCTTTTGAAAATTTAATGAACAAGGAAGAATTATTATGA
- the glyS gene encoding glycine--tRNA ligase subunit beta — protein sequence MNFLFEIGLEELPARYVDQAEKDLKKIIENELKAERIKFSGIESFSTPRRVTAIIKDLAEKQDDLDKKSVGPSVEIAYKEGQLTKAGEGFVKSQGATTDDIKIIENEKGKYISIEKFIAGKNTKEILPEILKNAIKKIEFEKSMKWADRTFRFVRPIKWFVTLFDNGEILPFEFEGLKGGNKTRGMRYFASQDIKINNPLDYEKILLENFVIVDGEKRREEILKSIRENGEKDGDTAIINKYLLDEVVNVVEYPYAIKGEFSKDYLQLPEDIITITLETHQRYFPVKDKDGKLSNKFIVIRNAPEYSETVKKGNEKVVEPRLADAKFFFDEDLKNKFADNVEKLKEVTFQKDMGTIFEKVKRSEKIAEYLISELNLNDKKENIIRTVDLAKADLVSNVIGEKEFTKLQGFMGSVYAEKQGEEKDVALGIFEHYLPRYQGDELPTTVEGSIAGIADKMDTVIGCFSVGLKPTSSKDPYALRRATQGIIQVVLNSKLSFDYKKLIEKAYEIFSNDKKVLEKDVVKDVTEFFKQRIINVLSEKYKKDLINYEINLESNIVELDKKLSELLKLSQTENFEILINLLKRVKNIVKDEKNENLNIDTTLFELEEEKTLYNLANQLESIENTEFSNYIETLLNNASTINQFFDNVIINVDNEKLKENRIALLKKLEISIDKMINI from the coding sequence ATGAATTTTCTTTTTGAAATAGGATTGGAAGAATTGCCTGCACGATATGTGGATCAGGCGGAGAAAGATCTGAAAAAAATAATAGAAAATGAATTAAAGGCTGAAAGAATTAAGTTTTCAGGCATTGAATCGTTTAGTACACCTAGAAGAGTTACTGCGATTATAAAGGATTTGGCTGAAAAACAGGATGATTTAGATAAAAAAAGCGTAGGGCCTTCGGTTGAGATTGCTTATAAGGAAGGACAGCTTACGAAAGCTGGAGAAGGGTTTGTGAAGTCGCAAGGTGCTACGACTGATGATATAAAGATTATTGAAAATGAAAAAGGAAAATATATTTCGATTGAAAAATTTATTGCAGGAAAAAATACTAAGGAGATTTTACCTGAAATATTGAAAAATGCGATAAAGAAAATAGAGTTTGAAAAGTCAATGAAATGGGCTGACAGAACATTCAGATTTGTAAGACCGATTAAATGGTTTGTAACTTTGTTTGATAATGGAGAAATTTTACCTTTTGAGTTTGAAGGGCTAAAAGGTGGGAATAAAACTCGTGGAATGAGATATTTTGCTTCTCAGGACATTAAGATTAATAATCCGCTTGACTATGAGAAAATATTGCTTGAAAATTTTGTTATTGTAGATGGTGAAAAAAGAAGAGAAGAAATTTTGAAAAGCATAAGGGAAAATGGTGAAAAGGATGGAGATACTGCTATAATCAATAAATATTTATTGGATGAAGTGGTTAATGTGGTAGAGTATCCTTATGCAATAAAAGGTGAATTTAGCAAGGATTATTTGCAACTTCCTGAAGATATTATCACGATTACATTGGAAACTCATCAAAGATATTTTCCGGTAAAAGATAAGGATGGTAAATTATCTAATAAATTTATTGTTATAAGAAATGCGCCTGAATATTCTGAAACTGTAAAAAAAGGGAATGAAAAGGTTGTAGAGCCAAGACTTGCTGATGCGAAATTCTTCTTTGACGAGGATTTGAAAAATAAATTTGCGGATAATGTGGAAAAACTGAAGGAAGTTACTTTCCAAAAGGATATGGGAACAATTTTTGAAAAAGTCAAAAGAAGTGAGAAAATTGCTGAATATCTGATTTCAGAGTTAAATTTGAATGATAAGAAGGAAAATATCATAAGAACTGTAGATTTAGCAAAAGCGGATCTTGTTTCAAATGTAATTGGAGAAAAGGAATTTACAAAATTGCAAGGATTTATGGGTTCTGTTTATGCTGAAAAGCAAGGCGAAGAGAAAGATGTAGCACTTGGGATTTTCGAGCATTACTTGCCACGTTATCAAGGAGATGAACTGCCAACAACTGTGGAAGGCTCTATCGCTGGAATAGCTGATAAGATGGATACAGTAATTGGATGTTTTTCAGTTGGATTAAAACCGACAAGCTCTAAAGACCCTTACGCATTAAGACGTGCGACACAAGGAATTATCCAAGTTGTATTAAATTCAAAATTATCTTTTGACTATAAAAAATTAATCGAAAAGGCTTATGAAATTTTTTCAAATGATAAAAAAGTGCTGGAAAAAGATGTTGTAAAAGATGTGACCGAGTTCTTTAAACAAAGAATAATTAACGTGCTTTCAGAAAAATATAAAAAAGATCTTATAAATTATGAGATAAATCTTGAAAGTAATATTGTGGAACTTGATAAAAAATTATCTGAACTTCTGAAATTATCACAGACTGAAAATTTTGAAATTTTGATAAATCTTTTGAAACGTGTAAAAAATATTGTGAAAGATGAAAAAAATGAAAATCTAAATATTGACACTACTTTATTTGAATTGGAAGAAGAAAAGACATTGTATAATTTAGCAAATCAATTGGAAAGTATTGAAAATACAGAATTTTCAAATTATATTGAAACATTGTTAAATAATGCATCTACGATTAATCAATTTTTTGATAATGTAATAATTAATGTTGATAACGAAAAATTGAAAGAAAATCGTATTGCATTATTGAAAAAATTAGAAATTTCTATTGATAAAATGATAAATATCTAA
- a CDS encoding OmpA family protein, whose translation MKKLVILGTALLALNAVASEVQIKGGYDFYRKYKSGSDVNGSDFRLKPGPVAGLEYIVDNQGEFEWGVGSEYKFSANSGKLKDKKENTKIARSVPVYALGKFNLITTNSGNDALYVLGRAGYNFAKEAKEARRDDLKVSGGPYVAAGLGTEFGPVSLEAIYERSNFKTRDTVAGDRNRDYSDSVGVRLGYRFGQLKNDRSPKIITQTVTVPVPTPVPAPAPTPSRDIDQPNTAILPFSCSVDDKKCVIRGFKVDGRVPNEGEAADLRAIAGVINQFADGGSIDFVGHTDSTGSAAYNQKLSVARAQNVAKLLREYGLKNTISYGTITGQGESNPADTNDTVDGRYNNRRVELFFQNVDFSNVRFINK comes from the coding sequence ATGAAAAAATTAGTAATTTTAGGAACAGCTTTATTAGCTTTAAACGCTGTAGCATCTGAAGTCCAAATTAAAGGTGGATATGATTTCTACAGAAAATACAAATCTGGTTCAGACGTTAATGGTTCAGATTTTAGATTAAAACCAGGTCCAGTAGCTGGTTTAGAATACATCGTTGACAACCAAGGTGAATTTGAATGGGGAGTAGGTTCAGAATATAAATTCTCTGCTAACTCAGGAAAATTAAAAGATAAAAAAGAAAACACAAAAATTGCAAGAAGTGTACCTGTATACGCTTTAGGTAAATTCAACTTAATTACAACTAATAGTGGAAATGATGCACTATACGTATTAGGAAGAGCAGGATATAACTTTGCTAAAGAAGCAAAAGAAGCTAGAAGAGATGACTTGAAAGTATCAGGTGGACCATATGTAGCAGCTGGATTAGGAACAGAGTTCGGACCAGTTTCATTAGAAGCTATATATGAAAGATCTAACTTCAAAACTAGAGATACAGTAGCAGGAGACAGAAACAGAGATTATTCTGATTCAGTAGGAGTAAGATTAGGATATAGATTTGGACAATTGAAAAATGACAGATCACCTAAAATCATAACTCAAACAGTTACAGTGCCTGTACCAACTCCAGTGCCTGCACCAGCACCAACTCCATCAAGAGACATTGATCAGCCAAATACAGCTATATTACCATTTAGCTGTTCAGTTGATGATAAGAAGTGTGTAATTAGAGGATTTAAAGTGGATGGTAGAGTACCTAATGAAGGTGAAGCTGCTGACTTAAGAGCTATTGCAGGTGTAATTAACCAATTTGCTGATGGTGGATCAATTGATTTCGTTGGACATACAGATTCAACTGGATCAGCTGCATACAACCAAAAATTATCAGTAGCCAGAGCACAAAACGTTGCTAAATTGTTGAGAGAATATGGATTGAAAAACACAATTTCTTATGGAACAATCACTGGACAAGGAGAAAGCAATCCAGCAGATACTAATGATACTGTTGACGGAAGATACAATAACAGAAGAGTTGAATTATTCTTCCAAAACGTTGATTTCAGTAACGTAAGATTTATCAACAAATAA